One genomic window of Roseateles sp. DAIF2 includes the following:
- a CDS encoding DUF6152 family protein — protein sequence MDRRLFLIAAAALPLAAARAHHGWSGFDQQRPLWLEGRAAKVWWRNPHAELDLQQPDKPLLPADLKQRRLPAQSAAVDGPALLAAAQLPRRSDRLWHVELAPLTRMQAWGVAEIKAGDAIAVLGFAHEGEKGDAVLRAEYLFVGAQVYGLRSSPA from the coding sequence ATGGACCGACGTCTGTTCCTTATCGCCGCGGCCGCGCTGCCGCTGGCGGCGGCCCGCGCCCACCACGGCTGGAGCGGTTTCGACCAGCAGCGTCCGCTGTGGCTGGAGGGCCGCGCCGCCAAGGTCTGGTGGCGCAATCCCCACGCCGAGCTGGACCTGCAGCAGCCCGACAAGCCCCTGCTGCCGGCCGACCTGAAGCAGCGCCGCCTGCCGGCACAGAGCGCCGCGGTCGACGGCCCGGCGCTCTTGGCCGCGGCCCAGCTGCCGCGCCGCTCGGACCGGCTCTGGCATGTCGAGCTGGCGCCGCTGACGCGCATGCAGGCCTGGGGCGTCGCCGAGATCAAGGCCGGCGATGCGATCGCGGTACTGGGCTTCGCCCATGAGGGCGAGAAAGGCGACGCGGTGCTGCGCGCCGAATACCTGTTCGTCGGCGCCCAGGTCTACGGCCTCAGGTCGAGCCCGGCCTGA
- a CDS encoding LysR family transcriptional regulator — MLDALTLGQIRTFVTIAEAGSFRAAGTRLRRAQSAVSHAVAALEAELGVTLFERSSRRPSLTAEGRVLLEDARAVLLKLDTLRARAHGLGAGVELELALVVDSLFPLPLLGRVLRAWRAELPEVGLRLRVEPLGAPLAALQRGDCDLAILVGQSFQDPRVEREALMELAFVAVAAADHALARRGDDGDALPLGSAVLADHLQIVQTDPSPLSEGQDFGVLSPRTWRVGGQDAKLALIRAGIGWGRMPLWAVEQELAAGTLRRLRVPALGVDGGSPTTASLAHRIDRPLGPAGRALRAALLRQIGPRADSELRPGST, encoded by the coding sequence ATGCTGGACGCCTTGACCCTGGGCCAGATCCGCACCTTCGTGACCATCGCCGAGGCGGGCAGCTTCCGCGCGGCCGGCACGCGGCTGCGGCGCGCGCAATCGGCCGTCAGCCATGCGGTGGCGGCGCTGGAGGCGGAGCTGGGCGTGACCCTGTTCGAGCGCAGCAGCCGCCGGCCCAGCCTGACGGCCGAGGGTCGGGTCTTGCTTGAGGACGCGCGCGCGGTGCTGCTGAAGCTGGACACCCTGCGCGCCCGCGCCCATGGCTTAGGCGCCGGCGTCGAGCTGGAGCTGGCCCTGGTGGTCGACAGCCTGTTCCCGCTGCCGCTGCTGGGCCGGGTGCTGCGCGCCTGGCGCGCCGAGCTGCCCGAGGTGGGGCTGCGGCTGCGCGTCGAGCCGCTGGGCGCGCCACTGGCGGCGCTGCAGCGCGGCGACTGCGATCTGGCGATCCTGGTCGGGCAGAGCTTCCAGGACCCGCGCGTCGAGCGCGAGGCGCTGATGGAGCTGGCGTTCGTCGCGGTGGCCGCCGCCGACCATGCGCTGGCGCGGCGCGGCGACGATGGCGACGCACTGCCGCTGGGCAGCGCAGTGCTGGCCGACCATCTGCAGATCGTGCAGACCGATCCCTCGCCGCTGTCCGAGGGGCAGGACTTCGGCGTGCTGTCGCCGCGCACCTGGCGGGTCGGCGGCCAGGATGCCAAGCTCGCGCTGATCAGGGCCGGCATCGGCTGGGGACGCATGCCGCTGTGGGCGGTCGAGCAGGAGCTGGCCGCCGGCACGCTGCGGCGCCTGCGCGTGCCGGCGCTGGGGGTGGATGGCGGCAGCCCGACCACGGCCAGCCTGGCGCACCGGATCGACCGGCCGCTGGGGCCGGCGGGCCGCGCACTGCGCGCGGCGCTGCTGCGCCAGATCGGCCCGCGGGCCGACTCCGAACTCAGGCCGGGCTCGACCTGA